The Candidatus Thorarchaeota archaeon genome contains a region encoding:
- a CDS encoding AAA family ATPase produces MEPKEVADPASLRGLIHIWGAAGSGKSLLAAYMALAAVSRGRVVWLSLDGKMSVLRRLRSILEHHECAIDSVDVVVTEGHREAYNTVIEMTSRLDESTVLLVIDPITRVLDMSREEDLMWGRELIEDILPALAALTTTRSVTVVVVSEMREVSGRPVAVHYESILRWVDRDLVLRRRPFAHASEVYERTSKDREEMLGHLHLMGSCGLIWEPAQSETLNGRARGIAREVAV; encoded by the coding sequence TTGGAACCTAAAGAAGTCGCGGATCCAGCCAGTCTGAGAGGACTGATCCACATCTGGGGCGCTGCAGGCAGCGGAAAGTCCCTCTTGGCCGCCTACATGGCTCTTGCTGCGGTCTCCAGGGGCAGGGTCGTATGGCTCTCGCTTGATGGCAAGATGTCGGTTCTTCGGAGACTGAGGAGCATCCTAGAGCACCATGAGTGTGCCATCGACTCAGTCGATGTCGTAGTGACCGAGGGTCACCGAGAGGCATACAATACAGTGATCGAGATGACATCCCGTCTCGACGAGTCTACGGTCCTGTTGGTGATAGACCCCATCACGAGGGTCCTTGACATGTCAAGGGAAGAAGACCTCATGTGGGGGCGCGAACTGATAGAGGACATACTCCCTGCACTGGCAGCACTGACAACTACCAGAAGCGTGACCGTAGTCGTTGTCTCGGAAATGAGAGAGGTGAGCGGAAGACCTGTCGCAGTACACTACGAGTCCATCCTCAGGTGGGTGGACAGAGACCTAGTGCTCCGACGCAGACCATTCGCTCATGCCTCAGAGGTCTACGAACGCACATCAAAGGACCGAGAGGAGATGCTCGGTCATCTGCACCTGATGGGTTCGTGTGGACTGATATGGGAACCGGCTCAGTCCGAAACACTCAACGGGAGGGCCAGAGGTATTGCTAGGGAAGTCGCTGTTTAG